The ANME-2 cluster archaeon genomic sequence CACAACACTTATTACTTATAAAAATGTGATGAGTTTAACAAGGAGGATTTCCTTGTTCAAACAAAAAATTGAAGATAAAAAGTTTGCGAAACTTGTAGAAGCACTGAAAGAAATTCATAAAACAACAGATATTAAGATGATCCCTGTTTTTGATAACTGGTTAAAAAACAAGCCAGATGATCCATCACCAAGCGATCTTGACGATCTTGAAGCTTGTATTAATCCCACAGATAAAGCACTGAAGGGAAATGATACTTATAAAGTCGCACGTTGCTTAGCGTGGTATATCGTAACAAAGTATTTAAAAATCAAAGAATTTGAAAATATTAAATTGACAGTAACTTTTGATGAATCGTAGCATTGTTTACAAAGCTTTGACCTTTTTGATTCCACTTACTAAAAACCGGACATATTCATCCCCCTCTACTCCAACACCTTTGCAGTCCACATATCAGCCCAGTGCAACAGCAACAGCAGCGTTTCTTCCCTGTGCGACACAGACCTCCCCTCAGGTACATACATCCCATCATGGTATGCTATAGCCTGGGCTTCTTCATCACTGAGCGGCACATACCTTGACACCAGATACAAACTCCTCAATGCCTGACCCATTGAGACGAGTTCCGTGTTGATGAAATATTTCCCCGTGGCTGTTCCATTCTTTACCTCAGGGACATAATACGGTTTGCCCGGCATACCGACTTTACCCACATCGTGGAACAGCCCAACAATGATGCATGATTCGTCACTGATATGAGGGGCCAGAGTATCTTTTATGCGAAGTAGTGTTTCTGCCACCCCTACGCTGTGCTGTAACAGACCGCCTTCTATGTTCAGGTGATATTTTGTACTGGCCGGACTGGTCAGCCAGGTGGTTTCGGTGTGGAGCATGTCCACAAACTCCTGTACTGCGTGTTTTCTTTCTGTTACTTTGCCGAGCAGTGATTCATAACGCTGCTGTACGGATGTGGGGTTATTTTCTTGAGACATATAAAGATTGTTTAGATTTTATACAGGATA encodes the following:
- a CDS encoding HD domain-containing protein, with translation MSQENNPTSVQQRYESLLGKVTERKHAVQEFVDMLHTETTWLTSPASTKYHLNIEGGLLQHSVGVAETLLRIKDTLAPHISDESCIIVGLFHDVGKVGMPGKPYYVPEVKNGTATGKYFINTELVSMGQALRSLYLVSRYVPLSDEEAQAIAYHDGMYVPEGRSVSHREETLLLLLHWADMWTAKVLE